Proteins encoded in a region of the Quercus lobata isolate SW786 chromosome 8, ValleyOak3.0 Primary Assembly, whole genome shotgun sequence genome:
- the LOC115958060 gene encoding laccase-12-like → MEAPKNFFANSQCSFIIFGIFLLFASSAMTLADPITHQHEFVIQATPVKRLCKTQNAITVNGQYPGPTLEVNNGDTVVVKVTNKAQYNVTIHWHGIRQMRTGWADGPEFVTQCPIRPGGSYTYRFTIQGQEGTLWWHAHSSWLRATVYGALIIHPKEGASYPFTKPKRETALLLGEWWNANPIDVVREATRTGAAPNVSDAYTINGQPGDLYNCSSKDTLIVPIDSGETNLIRVINAALNQPLFLTIANHKLTVVGADASYTKPFTTTVLMLGPGQTTDVLINGDQAPARYYIAARAYASAPNAPFDNTTTTAILEYKSAPCAATNCAASKPIMPPLPAFNDTPTVTAFSNSFRSPRKVEVPTELDESLFFTIGLGLNKCPQHLKARRCQGPNGTRFTASMNNVSFALPNNISILQAYQQGIPGVFTTDFPANPPLQFDYTGNVSRSLWQPVPGTKGYKLKFGSRVQIVLQDTSIFTPENHPIHLHGYDFYIIAEGFGNFNSKTDTSKFNLVDPPLRNTVAVPVNGWAVIRFVADNPGAWLMHCHLDVHITWGLAMVFFVDNGLGELQTIQPPPLDLPLC, encoded by the exons ATGGAAGCCCCCAAGAACTTTTTTGCCAATTCTCAATGCTCTTTCATCATCTTTggcatttttcttctctttgctTCTTCGGCAATGACTTTGGCAGATCCCATTACTCACCAACACGAATTTGTT ATTCAAGCAACACCAGTGAAGAGGCTGTGCAAAACCCAGAACGCCATCACGGTGAATGGGCAATATCCTGGTCCAACCTTGGAAGTGAATAATGGTGACACTGTGGTTGTCAAAGTCACTAACAAAGCTCAATACAATGTCACCATTCACTG gCATGGTATTCGACAAATGAGAACAGGATGGGCAGATGGACCAGAATTTGTGACTCAGTGCCCAATTCGGCCAGGAGGGAGTTACACATATCGTTTCACAATTCAAGGACAAGAAGGGACATTGTGGTGGCATGCTCATAGCTCATGGCTTAGAGCCACTGTTTATGGAGCTCTAATCATTCATCCTAAAGAAGGAGCTTCATACCCATTCACTAAGCCAAAGCGTGAAACAGCTCTTCTTCTTG GTGAATGGTGGAATGCAAATCCCATCGATGTTGTGAGAGAGGCAACTAGAACAGGAGCTGCTCCAAACGTGTCAGATGCATACACCATCAATGGTCAACCTGGTGATCTTTACAATTGCTCCAGCAAAG ACACTTTGATTGTTCCAATAGACTCCGGCGAGACCAACCTCATCCGAGTTATCAATGCCGCCTTGAACCAACCGCTATTCTTGACAATTGCAAACCACAAGCTCACAGTTGTTGGAGCTGATGCCTCCTACACCAAACCATTCACCACCACAGTACTCATGCTAGGACCTGGCCAAACCACTGATGTTTTGATCAATGGTGACCAAGCTCCAGCTAGATACTACATAGCAGCACGAGCTTATGCTAGTGCCCCAAATGCACCATTtgacaacaccaccaccacagccatTCTTGAATATAAGTCTGCCCCTTGTGCTGCCACAAATTGTGCAGCAAGCAAACCAATTATGCCTCCTCTACCGGCTTTCAATGACACACCAACTGTCACTGCATTTTCTAACAGTTTCAGAAGTCCTAGGAAAGTGGAGGTGCCAACTGAACTTGATGAGAGCCTCTTCTTCACAATTGGCCTTGGACTCAACAAATGCCCACAACATTTGAAAGCCAGGAGGTGTCAAGGACCTAATGGAACACGCTTTACTGCCAGCATGAACAATGTGTCTTTTGCGCTCCCAAACAATATTTCTATTTTGCAGGCATATCAACAAGGCATACCAGGAGTTTTTACCACTGATTTCCCAGCAAACCCACCATTGCAGTTTGATTATACCGGCAATGTTAGCCGCTCACTTTGGCAACCTGTTCCTGGGACTAAAGGGTACAAGTTGAAGTTCGGGTCAAGAGTGCAGATTGTGTTACAAGACACAAGTATCTTCACCCCTGAGAACCACCCAATTCATCTTCACGGATACGATTTCTACATCATTGCAGAGGGTTTTGGAAATTTCAATTCTAAGACTGATACCTCAAAATTTAACCTTGTTGATCCACCTCTTAGGAACACAGTGGCAGTACCTGTGAATGGATGGGCAGTCATTAGATTTGTTGCTGACAATCCAG GTGCCTGGCTAATGCATTGTCACTTGGATGTTCATATCACCTGGGGCTTGGCCATGGTGTTCTTTGTAGACAATGGACTTGGGGAATTGCAGACCATACAGCCTCCTCCATTAGATCTTCCACTTTGTTAG